One segment of Haloplanus natans DSM 17983 DNA contains the following:
- the ftsZ gene encoding cell division protein FtsZ — MDSIVEEAIEDAEEPGDGTAAEVDANRTPSTDASNEANRTGKMTDEELEDVLKDLQTDITVVGCGGAGGNTVNRMAEEGIKGANLVAANTDVQHLVDVEADTKILMGEEKTGGRGAGSLPQVGEEAAIESQEDIYGAIEGSDMVFVTAGLGGGTGTGSAPVVAEAARESGALTIAIVTTPFTAEGEVRRTNAEAGLERLRDVADTVIVVPNDRLLDSVGKLPVRQAFKVSDEVLMRSVKGITELITKPGLVNLDFADVKTVMEKGGVAMIGLGESDSEQKAQDSVRSALRSPLLDVDISGANSALVNVTGGTDMAIEEAEGVVEEIYDRIDPDARIIWGTSIDEELDGTMRTMIVVTGVESPQIYGRGEDAPAPEPGDDIDYVE; from the coding sequence ATGGACTCCATCGTGGAGGAAGCAATCGAGGATGCCGAGGAGCCGGGGGATGGGACCGCGGCCGAGGTGGACGCCAACCGGACACCCAGCACCGACGCGTCGAACGAGGCGAACCGAACGGGTAAAATGACCGACGAGGAACTCGAGGACGTCCTCAAGGATCTCCAGACGGACATCACGGTCGTCGGCTGCGGGGGTGCCGGCGGCAACACCGTCAACCGGATGGCCGAGGAAGGGATCAAGGGGGCCAACCTCGTCGCCGCCAACACGGACGTACAGCATCTGGTCGACGTGGAGGCCGACACGAAGATACTGATGGGCGAAGAGAAGACCGGGGGTCGGGGCGCGGGGTCGCTCCCTCAGGTCGGCGAGGAGGCCGCCATCGAGAGCCAGGAGGACATCTACGGCGCCATCGAGGGCTCCGATATGGTGTTCGTCACCGCGGGGCTCGGCGGCGGCACCGGCACCGGATCGGCGCCCGTCGTCGCCGAGGCGGCCCGCGAGTCCGGGGCGCTCACCATCGCCATCGTCACCACGCCCTTTACCGCCGAGGGTGAGGTGCGACGCACCAACGCCGAGGCGGGCCTCGAACGCCTGCGCGACGTGGCCGATACGGTCATCGTGGTGCCCAACGACCGCCTACTCGACTCGGTCGGGAAACTTCCCGTCCGGCAGGCGTTCAAGGTGTCCGACGAGGTACTCATGCGCTCGGTCAAAGGGATCACGGAACTGATCACCAAACCCGGTCTCGTCAACCTCGACTTCGCCGACGTGAAGACGGTGATGGAGAAAGGCGGCGTCGCCATGATCGGCCTCGGCGAGAGCGATTCGGAGCAGAAGGCTCAAGACTCCGTGCGTTCGGCGCTCCGGTCGCCCCTGCTCGACGTGGACATCTCGGGCGCCAACTCGGCGCTCGTCAACGTCACCGGCGGCACCGACATGGCCATCGAGGAGGCCGAGGGCGTCGTCGAGGAGATATACGACCGGATCGACCCCGACGCGCGCATCATTTGGGGCACTTCGATCGACGAGGAACTCGACGGCACGATGCGGACGATGATCGTCGTCACGGGTGTCGAGTCGCCACAGATCTACGGCCGCGGCGAGGACGCACCGGCGCCCGAACCGGGCGACGACATCGACTACGTCGAGTAG
- a CDS encoding sodium:calcium antiporter: MRRQALGAIGGAGALTLPWIVTYLTGMAHSLSTGTVVLVSGLSVLGASFLLAWGAETAEKDVPRAFAIAVLAVLAVAPEYAVDALYAWNAGVFAGTERGVEAGNLAVANMTGANRILIGIGWAGVALFTVFRNGSESDPAVVNRDGFLADAVSLDRDIGLEIVFLFLATLWAFLVPFNGGIDILDMAFLVGLYVAYIAVILKGDVEADEAHVGVPAYLQQFPQPQRAITVLSLFAYSGLMIFTAVEPFAHGLEQLGQNIGIPSFFMIQWIAPLASESPELIVVVYLVNKARSTAGFNALISSKLNQWTLLIGTLVVVYSIALGQYGALPFDQKQSGEIWLTAAQSFFAISLLVNFEISVREAIVLLVLFLTQVLSEFLLIRGILELPISDYQLLLGFTGIYLVLGLALFVARRKALGSILRQSAGTVSDAFSSGSDQPRGAD; the protein is encoded by the coding sequence ATGAGACGGCAGGCCCTCGGTGCGATTGGGGGGGCTGGCGCGCTGACACTCCCGTGGATCGTGACGTATCTGACCGGCATGGCCCACAGCCTCTCGACGGGTACGGTCGTCCTCGTGAGCGGGCTCTCGGTGCTCGGCGCGTCCTTCCTGCTCGCGTGGGGTGCCGAGACGGCCGAGAAGGACGTGCCGCGGGCCTTCGCGATCGCGGTACTGGCAGTGCTCGCCGTCGCCCCGGAGTACGCCGTCGACGCGCTCTACGCGTGGAACGCCGGCGTGTTCGCGGGGACCGAACGGGGGGTCGAGGCGGGGAACCTCGCCGTCGCCAACATGACGGGCGCGAACCGCATCCTCATCGGTATCGGGTGGGCCGGCGTCGCCCTCTTTACCGTCTTCCGGAACGGGTCGGAGTCGGACCCGGCCGTGGTGAACCGCGACGGCTTCCTCGCCGACGCCGTCTCGCTCGACCGCGACATCGGCCTCGAAATCGTCTTCCTCTTTCTCGCGACGCTCTGGGCGTTTCTCGTGCCGTTCAACGGCGGTATCGACATCCTCGATATGGCCTTTCTCGTCGGGCTCTACGTCGCCTACATCGCCGTCATCCTCAAAGGCGACGTGGAAGCCGACGAGGCCCACGTCGGCGTCCCGGCGTATCTCCAGCAGTTCCCGCAACCACAGCGGGCGATCACGGTGCTCAGCCTCTTTGCCTACTCCGGGCTGATGATCTTCACCGCCGTCGAGCCGTTCGCGCACGGCCTCGAACAGCTGGGCCAGAACATCGGCATCCCCTCCTTTTTCATGATCCAGTGGATCGCGCCGCTGGCCTCGGAGTCGCCGGAGTTGATCGTCGTCGTCTACCTCGTGAACAAGGCACGGTCGACGGCGGGGTTCAACGCGCTCATCTCCTCGAAGCTCAACCAGTGGACGCTCCTCATCGGGACGCTCGTCGTCGTCTACTCTATCGCGCTTGGACAGTACGGCGCGCTCCCCTTCGACCAGAAGCAGTCGGGCGAAATCTGGCTGACCGCCGCACAGTCCTTTTTCGCCATCTCCCTGCTGGTCAACTTCGAAATCTCGGTCCGGGAGGCCATCGTCCTCCTCGTGCTCTTTCTCACGCAGGTGCTCTCGGAGTTCCTGCTCATCCGGGGGATTCTGGAACTTCCAATCTCCGATTACCAGCTGCTGCTCGGATTCACGGGCATCTATCTCGTCCTCGGCCTGGCGCTGTTCGTCGCCCGCCGGAAGGCGCTCGGCAGCATCCTCCGTCAGTCCGCGGGCACGGTGAGTGACGCGTTTTCGAGTGGCTCGGATCAGCCACGGGGGGCGGACTGA
- a CDS encoding shikimate dehydrogenase — protein MHVFGLIGNPVGHSLSPPMHEAAYRELDMDAKYVTFEPDPDAVEAAIEGAAALGIDGLNVTIPFKQDALGVVEPDELAARIGAVNTIDFSTSPPRGYNTDAAGVSRAFAHHDVSLSGTDAVVVGAGGAARAVAVTLADACNRVHVANRTVEKAESLAADVRADAPATVTAGGLDSLDGCVSTADVLVNATSVGMEEDVTPVPADLLHGDLAVLDAVYTPVETRLLRDAAAAGATTVDGAWMLLFQGVVAFERWTGRDAPVEAMNAALRAQL, from the coding sequence ATGCACGTCTTCGGGCTGATCGGCAACCCCGTCGGCCACTCGCTGTCGCCGCCGATGCACGAGGCGGCCTACCGCGAACTCGACATGGACGCCAAGTACGTCACCTTCGAACCCGATCCGGACGCCGTCGAGGCGGCCATCGAGGGCGCGGCCGCCCTCGGCATCGACGGCCTCAACGTCACCATCCCGTTCAAGCAGGACGCCCTCGGTGTCGTCGAACCGGACGAACTCGCGGCACGGATCGGAGCGGTCAACACCATCGACTTCTCCACCTCACCTCCCCGCGGCTACAACACCGACGCCGCGGGCGTCAGCCGTGCGTTCGCCCATCACGACGTGTCGCTGTCGGGAACCGACGCCGTCGTCGTCGGCGCCGGCGGCGCCGCCCGCGCCGTCGCCGTCACCCTCGCCGACGCCTGCAACCGGGTGCACGTCGCCAACCGAACCGTCGAGAAAGCCGAGTCGCTCGCGGCCGACGTGCGCGCCGACGCCCCGGCGACGGTGACGGCCGGTGGCCTCGACTCCCTCGATGGATGCGTGTCGACGGCCGACGTACTCGTCAACGCGACGAGCGTCGGGATGGAGGAAGACGTGACGCCGGTGCCCGCGGACCTGCTCCACGGCGACTTGGCCGTCCTCGATGCGGTGTACACGCCGGTCGAGACCCGCCTGCTCCGGGACGCCGCCGCCGCAGGGGCGACGACGGTCGACGGCGCCTGGATGCTCCTCTTTCAGGGCGTCGTCGCGTTCGAGCGCTGGACCGGCCGGGACGCCCCCGTCGAGGCGATGAACGCCGCCCTGCGGGCGCAGTTGTAG
- a CDS encoding D-aminoacyl-tRNA deacylase, with protein sequence MIAIVVSRADSASEHIGEQLLDLEDWTERHDDTRPDADGGGTYYRTDGFSLRTFDDLHIYLERPDAAFDDPNLLVVVSRHSGETGALLTAHFTGNVGDAEYGGEAGQFARACPNAAAEAVAALDRYAPDDYEVGTECTHHGPTDVGVPSMFVELGSDEKQWSDPAGAKAVARAVLDLRGVAADREKQVAGFGGGHYAPRFGRVVRETAWAVGHVAADWGLEAMGNPATNRDVLKRAVEASATTYALVDGDRPGLEGVLDDLGCRIVTETWLRETSTHPIPIVEAVEARLDAVSEGLRFGEVVPSVDDPAERIVVAGLPTALVDAAHGVDAAATRAAVAGVSVAFETTEGGTRPHGRVALPADDPAGAADALTDSLAAVLRDAYDEVTRRDDEVVARTAAFDPAAARELGVPEGPEFGRLADGQAVEVNGERIEPSAVRTERVERFPAAAE encoded by the coding sequence GTGATCGCCATCGTCGTCAGCCGCGCCGACAGCGCCTCCGAACACATCGGCGAGCAGTTGCTCGACCTCGAGGACTGGACCGAACGCCACGACGACACGCGGCCGGACGCCGACGGCGGCGGGACGTACTACCGAACCGACGGCTTCTCGCTTCGGACCTTCGACGACCTCCACATCTATCTGGAGCGCCCGGACGCCGCCTTCGACGACCCGAACCTCCTCGTCGTCGTCTCCCGACATTCGGGTGAGACGGGGGCGCTCCTGACCGCCCACTTCACGGGCAACGTCGGCGACGCGGAGTACGGCGGCGAGGCGGGGCAGTTCGCCCGTGCCTGTCCGAACGCGGCCGCCGAGGCCGTCGCCGCCCTGGATCGCTACGCGCCCGATGACTACGAAGTGGGCACCGAGTGTACCCACCACGGCCCGACCGACGTGGGCGTCCCCTCGATGTTCGTCGAACTCGGGAGCGACGAGAAACAGTGGTCGGACCCGGCGGGCGCCAAAGCCGTCGCGCGCGCCGTCCTCGACCTGCGGGGCGTCGCGGCCGACAGGGAAAAACAGGTCGCGGGCTTCGGCGGCGGCCACTACGCCCCCCGGTTCGGGCGCGTCGTCCGTGAGACGGCGTGGGCCGTTGGCCACGTCGCCGCCGACTGGGGACTGGAGGCCATGGGCAACCCGGCGACGAACCGAGATGTACTGAAGCGAGCCGTCGAGGCCAGCGCGACGACGTACGCCCTCGTCGACGGCGACCGACCCGGTCTCGAAGGCGTCCTCGACGACCTGGGCTGCCGGATCGTCACGGAGACGTGGCTCCGCGAAACGAGCACACACCCGATACCGATCGTCGAGGCGGTGGAGGCCCGACTCGACGCCGTGAGCGAGGGGCTCCGGTTCGGCGAGGTGGTGCCGTCGGTGGACGATCCGGCCGAGCGCATCGTCGTCGCGGGCCTCCCGACCGCTCTGGTCGACGCGGCCCACGGCGTCGACGCCGCGGCGACGCGGGCGGCCGTCGCCGGCGTGTCGGTCGCGTTCGAGACGACGGAAGGCGGGACCCGACCCCACGGACGGGTCGCCCTGCCGGCCGACGATCCGGCCGGGGCGGCCGACGCGCTGACCGACTCCCTCGCGGCCGTTCTCCGCGACGCCTACGACGAGGTGACGCGGCGGGACGACGAGGTGGTCGCCCGGACGGCGGCGTTCGACCCGGCAGCGGCGCGGGAACTCGGCGTGCCGGAAGGCCCCGAATTCGGCCGCCTCGCGGACGGACAGGCGGTCGAGGTGAACGGCGAACGGATCGAGCCGTCGGCGGTGCGGACGGAGCGCGTGGAGCGGTTCCCGGCGGCCGCCGAATAA
- a CDS encoding helix-hairpin-helix domain-containing protein, which translates to MGILDTLLSLLGLGNSSSDDDRRETTVSVEREANTDTEAAVKGTDDGGSPSAAGTDAVASTESLVDEREEPAEPAEAVEAGDAETELDTADAESEGETTGEHDPVDIEDAEESAATGTDAESVEVIKGIGPAYAERLSNAGVDSVADLAAADVSELAAAVDLSETRVGRWIERARER; encoded by the coding sequence ATGGGTATCTTGGACACGCTCCTGTCGTTGCTCGGACTGGGTAACTCGTCGTCGGACGACGACCGGCGAGAGACGACCGTCAGCGTGGAACGGGAGGCAAACACCGACACCGAAGCGGCGGTGAAAGGAACCGACGACGGCGGCTCGCCGAGCGCCGCCGGCACGGACGCCGTGGCGTCGACGGAGTCGCTCGTCGACGAGAGGGAGGAACCGGCCGAACCCGCCGAGGCCGTCGAGGCGGGCGACGCCGAGACGGAACTCGACACGGCCGACGCCGAATCCGAGGGAGAGACGACCGGCGAACACGACCCCGTCGACATCGAGGACGCCGAGGAGTCGGCGGCGACGGGGACGGACGCCGAATCCGTCGAAGTGATCAAAGGAATCGGCCCCGCGTACGCCGAACGGCTGTCGAACGCGGGCGTCGACTCCGTCGCGGACCTCGCGGCCGCCGACGTGTCGGAACTCGCCGCGGCCGTCGACCTCTCGGAGACCAGGGTCGGTCGCTGGATCGAACGCGCACGGGAACGCTGA
- a CDS encoding aminotransferase class IV, which produces MRFHVDGELVDAAAATLPVDDRGVTFGDAVTEPVRVARGTPVAWRVHVDRLLDTGDALGITPTVDAADLRARVDETVAANHLDDALVRMTVTRGRGGDTSVLPDAAHLRPPADFDPSVVVTAEPLSPDRDPIRLQTVRTRAIPPTAVPAAPTTHNRLDAVRAQAELRRAAPPDDDPADEALLLDDAGHVVGGTASDPLFVADDALRLPALDEWPARTATRALVRDLAHSEGLPVAEGPYTPADFRAADEAFVAEPAVGLRPVTSIDGVDVGDGPVTRLLAHLYDERVQDDA; this is translated from the coding sequence ATGCGGTTCCACGTCGACGGCGAACTCGTCGACGCCGCGGCCGCGACGCTCCCGGTCGACGACCGTGGCGTCACGTTCGGCGACGCAGTCACCGAACCCGTTCGCGTCGCCCGCGGGACGCCCGTCGCGTGGCGGGTCCACGTCGACCGCCTGCTCGACACCGGCGACGCCCTCGGGATCACTCCGACCGTCGACGCGGCCGACCTCCGTGCCCGCGTCGACGAGACGGTCGCCGCGAACCACCTCGACGACGCGCTGGTCCGGATGACGGTCACGCGCGGGCGCGGTGGCGACACGTCGGTGCTTCCCGACGCCGCCCACCTCCGGCCCCCCGCCGACTTCGACCCGTCCGTCGTCGTGACCGCCGAACCACTCTCTCCCGACCGCGATCCGATCCGTCTACAGACCGTCCGGACTCGTGCCATCCCGCCGACGGCCGTGCCCGCCGCGCCGACCACGCACAACCGCCTCGACGCGGTTCGCGCGCAGGCCGAACTCCGGCGTGCCGCCCCCCCGGACGACGATCCAGCCGACGAGGCTCTCCTCCTCGACGATGCCGGTCACGTCGTCGGCGGCACGGCGAGCGATCCGCTCTTCGTCGCCGACGACGCGCTCCGTCTGCCCGCGCTCGACGAGTGGCCGGCACGGACGGCGACGCGGGCGCTCGTTCGCGACCTCGCCCACTCCGAGGGGCTTCCGGTGGCCGAAGGGCCGTACACCCCGGCCGACTTCCGTGCCGCCGACGAGGCGTTCGTCGCGGAACCGGCCGTCGGCCTCCGCCCCGTCACCAGCATCGACGGTGTGGACGTGGGCGACGGCCCGGTCACGCGCCTCCTCGCACATCTCTACGACGAGCGAGTCCAGGACGACGCGTAG
- a CDS encoding universal stress protein: MFDRLLIAVDGSDCARRAAKYGLELAVRYDADADVVAVYGGDAAAGEAILEEIVTMADDAGVPVETDLLSGKPAKSIVDRATDRGADLVVVGRRGRSGVRERLLGSITERVLRRSGPPVLTVPEGDIDDDTGTTYENVLVTTDGSDLAADAGPYAAEVAGRFEAVLHVLNAVDVQAEAGVFDAGGVDREYVERLESRGEKAIDDLLAALDTTDLDVREAVIRGHAPDVIADYVDDNGVDLVVMSSEGQSNLAGQQLGTVAGRVLRTVDRPVLVVTED; encoded by the coding sequence ATGTTCGACCGACTCCTGATCGCGGTCGACGGCAGCGACTGTGCGCGTCGGGCGGCCAAATACGGCCTCGAACTCGCGGTGCGATACGACGCCGACGCCGACGTCGTGGCGGTCTACGGCGGCGACGCGGCGGCGGGGGAGGCGATCCTCGAGGAAATCGTGACGATGGCCGACGACGCCGGCGTCCCGGTCGAGACCGACCTGCTCTCGGGGAAGCCGGCCAAATCCATCGTCGACCGGGCGACCGACCGCGGCGCCGACCTGGTCGTCGTGGGTCGGCGCGGACGGTCGGGCGTCCGGGAGCGACTGCTCGGCAGCATCACCGAACGCGTCCTGCGCCGGAGCGGGCCGCCGGTGCTGACGGTACCCGAGGGCGACATCGACGACGACACCGGCACGACCTACGAGAACGTCCTCGTCACGACCGACGGGAGCGACCTGGCGGCGGACGCGGGGCCGTACGCCGCCGAGGTCGCAGGCCGCTTCGAGGCCGTCCTACACGTCCTCAACGCCGTGGACGTCCAGGCCGAGGCGGGCGTCTTCGACGCTGGCGGCGTCGACCGCGAGTACGTCGAACGGCTCGAAAGTCGGGGCGAGAAAGCCATCGACGACCTGCTGGCCGCACTCGATACGACCGACCTCGACGTGCGGGAGGCCGTGATCCGCGGGCACGCACCCGACGTGATCGCCGACTACGTCGACGACAACGGCGTGGATCTGGTCGTCATGTCCTCGGAAGGGCAGTCGAACCTCGCCGGCCAGCAACTCGGGACCGTCGCGGGGCGCGTCCTCCGCACCGTCGACCGGCCCGTGTTGGTCGTCACCGAGGACTGA